TTGACAGACCTGTTTTACAGAACTGGTCTTCATGACCTGCTTTTACTTAACAAGCGTACTTTAAAATCTTTGACTCGATCCATAAACGCCACCCTTTGACTGACGTCACTGAGGTGAACAGAGGACATTGTTGAGATATCTGACATGACTAATTGGCTCATAAACAAAGCAGGACTGTAAACGTTAGATCTATTTTCTGAGTTTGACTTCCTCATTCTTAATGCCAGTTAAGATATTGATAtttgagagtttaaaaaaagCTGATATTCATTCTATTTTTACAGTATAGTTAAAACATATCTTTAGTGTTCCTGTACTGCTTTTTCTTGGTACTTATTGACAGACATATACGCCGACGCTGACATATCTGTGAAAAGCTTTATGTTAGGTTTCTAACAGGCTGTGTAAACAGGAAGCgttacaggaagtcacacagGAAAAGACACACTTCTGTTTTagtcaacatggctgcctgtCTAAACATAACGCATCAAACGAGAAGAAGACTGACTTAAGACAGCGTGGACTGAGTTTTATGACCACCGTACACTAAATGATCGAAATCACGGGAGCGCGCCACAACTCTATCAAAACTCATGAGTTTATTCATTGGAAATATGTCTGCTAcagtgaaataaacaaaatggaataaataattcctgacaatgatatatttgacttcaggacagctctgactacatacatgctgaaaatcaaacatttttactgtattaattccctttattaagtctctagaagtgtataattcaactttttcccatggtctagtgttaaaaagttaacaaaaatcacaatgaattgtaatatcgaatcgtaATACTTAAAAATAGCAATACGTATGGAATCGGCATCCAAGTATTGTGATGGTATCGAATCAGGatataggtgaatcgtcccagcccccAATATTTGGATCATTCAAAACATATGAGTCAAATCTACTGCCTTGTCTAATAAATATGTCTCTTTCTATCTGTCTGACTCTCAGAGATACATTCCCTCACTTACATCTACACGGCCCTCTCCGAAAACCCTGTTGGACTCCCGGGCATCCATGAGTTCACAGCCATGGGTCAGCTGGACAGCAGGATGATCGACTACTTTGACAGCGATCACCAGGAGAAAGTTGCCAAACAGGACTGGATGAAAGAGCGACTGACTCCAGATTACTGGGAAAAAGGCACACAGTCCCGCCAGAGCAAGCAGCAGTGGTTCAAAGTCAACATCGACATCCTAAAGAAACGCATGAATCAGAACGACTCCGGTAAGATCACTTTTTATTGACCATAAAATCTATAATAACTCTCCATGAGATAAATGTTATTGAGGCAGGTATTATTGCTAGTCTGCGTgaataaaactgttttaattgtattttttgatgcacttaaaggaacagtgtgtaacaattaggaggctctattggcagaaagtgaatataatattaagtatgttttctttagtgtataatcaatctgataataagaattgttgtgtttttgttagcttagaatgagccgtttatatctactgttcatggagtctgccatgttgcaccgccatgtttctgcagtagccCATAGCTcaccttgctgcagtgatgtccAGGTGTACTCCAGgaccctgtgacatcactgctggGTGTGGTTCCAGGTTAAACAGAGCTCATTTCTAACCACACACATATCAGTGATGCTGGGTGGGGTCAGAAGGGAAACAGTCTTGAAACTTTTAACCACAGAGGGCAGTTAAAGAGATTTTCAGTCACAGTTACTCTTAAATGTTAAACCAGAAAGCCACAAATATCAAAATGTGACCCACCTCTTCATCTTGTCTGCGTGTTGTTGTTGACGTCACCGTCCTGCTCCTCTCTCCGGTTTCAGACGTCCATGTTCTCCAGTGGATGCACGGCTGTGAGGGCGACACGCAGTCCGACGGCACGATGAAGTTCCACCGTGGCATTGACAGGTACAGCTACGACGGAAACGACTTCCTGTCCTTCGACGACGCCAACTCGGTCTGGGTCGCCCCGATTTACGCGGCACAACAGACCAAGAGGAAGTGGGATGATGTTCAGGTGCTAAAAGAATACACCAAAGGCTACCTGGAGAACGAGTGCATAGCTTGGCTGGGCAAGTTCATGACATATGAGGCAGAGCAAGTAAAAAGTGCCTGTAAGTATGACTGAAAatcatttctctatttttattgtcattattattagagATAATAGAAGTAACTTTGGTGATGGAAGGACTATTATGCAGGTTGTTGAAATATAGAACTAAATGGTCTTGAAACAATTGGGATTCACACAAAATCTAAAAATGGTGGTGTTCAGACGACTGACGAAATGAATTACTTGCATATTCTAAAAGGGGGTGTCAGCATGTGaccatttctttattttttagctCCAGATGTGGCAACATTTCCATCATCATTTTAcatagaaaaacataaaaaactatGATTCATGGTTAAgtagtattttttattaaatttaaattctCTAGATTTCCTTATCAAATGCACTCAGGTTCAACTCTCAGCATTTCTAAGTAAAGTTAAAAATAACATCACTAAAActcaaagattaatttgagatctGAAATCACCTTTTGTTTTGGCTGTGAAGGCAGAAACACCACAGTTTTAATGGCAGCCTAATTAATGTAATTTGCCAACCTACTAATTAAACGGGATATCGTACCGTTTTTAACGGCAGGGTGTCGTgatacctttctagtatcggtataccgTGCAACAACAGCTATCCAGCTATCGGATCCCAACCCTCGCAAACGTCACATTCAGTAACGAGCATGATCTCCAAAAGAAAGACCTGAAATTATAAAATGAAGTATGAGTCTCAGCAGTGGTGTTTGATATTGCTAGTTTTAGAATCACtagtatgtgtttttgtatcatACTGGTGTTATTATTAAACATTAATAACTTACAAATATGATCTTTCTTTACGGTTTCTCCTCCCAGCTCCCCCAAAGGTGTTCGTGTATACAAAGAAAGCCAATGTCGAGAAAAACGTCATTTTGATGTGCCTGGCTACCGGTTTCTACCCAAAAGACATCATCCTGCAGATCAAAAGGAACGGCCGTATTTTAACTCGAGAGGACGGCGTGACTACATCGGGTACTCGACCAAACGGCGACGACACCTTCCAGAGAAGAGACCACGTGGAGATTTTAAAGTCTGACATGTCCACATACACCTGTGAAGTGATACATGCTGTGACCGGGGTACATGTTGAGAAGGTTTGGGGTAAGAAACGCTTTcttacagatgtgtgaatgtaaatgggttctctgggtaccc
This Sebastes fasciatus isolate fSebFas1 chromosome 17, fSebFas1.pri, whole genome shotgun sequence DNA region includes the following protein-coding sequences:
- the LOC141753861 gene encoding major histocompatibility complex class I-related gene protein-like isoform X1; protein product: MIQPQTWIFLLLPFMFLNVEPTAGEIHSLTYIYTALSENPVGLPGIHEFTAMGQLDSRMIDYFDSDHQEKVAKQDWMKERLTPDYWEKGTQSRQSKQQWFKVNIDILKKRMNQNDSDVHVLQWMHGCEGDTQSDGTMKFHRGIDRYSYDGNDFLSFDDANSVWVAPIYAAQQTKRKWDDVQVLKEYTKGYLENECIAWLGKFMTYEAEQVKSASPPKVFVYTKKANVEKNVILMCLATGFYPKDIILQIKRNGRILTREDGVTTSGTRPNGDDTFQRRDHVEILKSDMSTYTCEVIHAVTGVHVEKVWDHSLPDGSNGALIGGVVGVLLLIVIGIAVLLVVLWKRNPCQNDKGSSPSLDSNGTGNSGVPLTGVKTSSNVNRNNNGNTDEANKALTGSGGSDSDSGISGDSNKTPTPEAASLLEGNAEEV
- the LOC141753861 gene encoding H-2 class I histocompatibility antigen, Q10 alpha chain-like isoform X2, whose translation is MNLIAVFVLLGTGLTVKGEIHSLTYIYTALSENPVGLPGIHEFTAMGQLDSRMIDYFDSDHQEKVAKQDWMKERLTPDYWEKGTQSRQSKQQWFKVNIDILKKRMNQNDSDVHVLQWMHGCEGDTQSDGTMKFHRGIDRYSYDGNDFLSFDDANSVWVAPIYAAQQTKRKWDDVQVLKEYTKGYLENECIAWLGKFMTYEAEQVKSASPPKVFVYTKKANVEKNVILMCLATGFYPKDIILQIKRNGRILTREDGVTTSGTRPNGDDTFQRRDHVEILKSDMSTYTCEVIHAVTGVHVEKVWDHSLPDGSNGALIGGVVGVLLLIVIGIAVLLVVLWKRNPCQNDKGSSPSLDSNGTGNSGVPLTGVKTSSNVNRNNNGNTDEANKALTGSGGSDSDSGISGDSNKTPTPEAASLLEGNAEEV